The following coding sequences lie in one Desulfovibrio sp. TomC genomic window:
- a CDS encoding D-serine ammonia-lyase: protein MDNALEAALRAGQSVFFTNPGRAPLVTVAGSLAVTRADIEVAGDRLERFAPLLAELFPELAPAGGSVESALVPVPVLERRLHAAGLPAGDRVFLKADHALPVVGSVKARGGLHAVLAVAEALALADGLLSGPRDEYRRLGEPAARDFFAGHTLSVGSTGNLGLSIGVFGRGLGFGVTVHMSAEARAWKKEKLRRVGATVVEHPGDYAAACAVAREEAARSPRRHFIDDENSLDLLLGYAVAGLRLPDQLAACRIAVSPEHPLCLHLPCGVGGAPGGIALGARLVLGDAAQAYFVEPTQAPALLLGLATGRHGGVSAAVYGLTGRTVADGLAVSRPSELVCRLMASVLDGAHTVSDAALLGHVAEAWNDEALRLEPSAAAALAGPLAVRRANLPALAGRAATHICWATGGSLLPDAEFAALLARAGTRP, encoded by the coding sequence ATGGACAACGCCCTCGAAGCCGCTCTTCGCGCCGGACAATCGGTCTTTTTCACCAATCCCGGCCGCGCTCCTCTTGTGACGGTGGCTGGTTCCCTGGCGGTCACGCGCGCCGACATTGAGGTTGCCGGGGATCGCCTGGAGCGGTTTGCGCCGCTTTTGGCCGAACTGTTTCCCGAACTGGCCCCGGCCGGCGGCAGCGTGGAATCCGCCCTGGTCCCTGTGCCTGTCTTGGAGCGTCGACTGCACGCCGCCGGGCTGCCGGCCGGGGACCGGGTTTTTCTCAAGGCCGACCATGCCCTGCCTGTGGTCGGATCGGTCAAGGCCCGGGGCGGCCTGCATGCCGTTTTGGCCGTGGCCGAGGCCCTTGCCCTGGCCGACGGGTTGCTCAGTGGCCCGCGCGACGAGTATCGCCGCCTGGGAGAGCCGGCGGCCCGGGATTTTTTTGCCGGCCACACCCTGTCGGTCGGCTCCACAGGCAATCTGGGCCTGTCGATCGGCGTTTTCGGCCGGGGCCTGGGGTTTGGCGTCACGGTCCACATGTCGGCCGAGGCCCGGGCCTGGAAAAAGGAGAAACTGCGCCGCGTCGGGGCCACCGTGGTCGAGCACCCCGGGGACTATGCCGCAGCCTGCGCCGTGGCCCGGGAAGAGGCGGCCCGATCGCCGCGCCGGCATTTCATTGACGACGAAAATTCCCTGGATCTGCTGCTCGGCTACGCCGTGGCCGGACTGCGGCTGCCGGATCAGCTGGCTGCCTGCCGCATCGCTGTTTCGCCCGAGCATCCCCTGTGCCTGCATCTGCCCTGCGGCGTGGGCGGCGCGCCGGGCGGCATCGCCCTTGGCGCCCGGCTGGTCCTGGGGGATGCGGCCCAGGCCTATTTCGTCGAACCGACGCAGGCCCCGGCCCTGCTCCTGGGGCTGGCCACCGGCCGCCACGGCGGGGTCAGCGCGGCCGTGTATGGCCTGACCGGCCGGACCGTGGCCGACGGGCTGGCCGTGTCGCGCCCTTCAGAACTCGTTTGCCGGCTTATGGCCTCTGTCCTTGACGGCGCGCATACCGTCAGCGACGCCGCCTTGCTTGGCCATGTGGCCGAGGCCTGGAACGACGAGGCCCTTCGCCTGGAACCGTCAGCCGCCGCAGCCCTGGCCGGTCCCCTGGCCGTTCGCCGGGCCAATCTGCCGGCCCTGGCCGGCAGGGCGGCCACGCATATTTGCTGGGCCACGGGCGGCAGCCTGCTGCCGGACGCCGAATTTGCCGCCCTGCTCGCCCGGGCCGGGACGCGGCCGTGA
- a CDS encoding DUF1848 domain-containing protein: protein MIISASRRTDIPAFYARWLMGRLRAGFCEVRNPFNAAQVSRVSLAAADVDALVLWTRDPRPLLPHLPEILALGHEPFFLYTLLDNPRALDPKCPEPDASLATFARLAEVLPGRITWRYDPIVLTAAMPPDWHRRTFARLAAALAGHTDRVVVSFVEPYRKTSKRMAALAEAGFAPLDPAPEDRLRLLVDLRDMAASHGMALATCCQPEYFETAGIPAAHCIDAAWISERTGRAIPPAKDAGQRLRCGCAPSRDIGAYDRCLFGCAYCYATTSFDRAREHYGRHDADAVIL, encoded by the coding sequence GTGATCATCAGCGCCAGCCGCCGCACCGATATTCCGGCCTTCTACGCCCGCTGGCTGATGGGACGGCTTCGCGCCGGGTTTTGCGAGGTGCGAAATCCCTTCAACGCCGCCCAGGTCTCCCGCGTCTCCCTGGCTGCGGCCGACGTCGACGCCCTGGTCTTGTGGACCCGCGATCCCCGGCCGCTTTTGCCCCATCTGCCTGAAATCCTCGCCCTGGGCCACGAGCCGTTTTTTCTCTACACCCTCCTGGACAACCCCCGGGCGCTCGATCCCAAATGTCCGGAACCGGACGCGTCGCTTGCGACCTTTGCCCGTCTGGCCGAGGTCCTGCCTGGGCGTATCACTTGGCGCTACGATCCCATTGTCCTGACCGCGGCCATGCCGCCGGACTGGCACCGCCGCACCTTTGCCCGGCTGGCCGCAGCGCTGGCCGGCCACACCGACCGGGTCGTCGTCAGTTTCGTCGAACCCTACCGCAAGACCAGCAAGCGTATGGCCGCCCTGGCCGAAGCCGGCTTCGCCCCCCTGGACCCCGCGCCCGAGGACCGTCTGCGTCTGCTTGTCGATCTGCGGGACATGGCCGCCAGCCACGGCATGGCCCTGGCCACCTGCTGCCAGCCGGAATATTTCGAGACGGCCGGCATCCCGGCCGCCCACTGCATCGACGCCGCCTGGATCAGCGAACGCACCGGCCGCGCCATCCCCCCGGCCAAGGACGCCGGCCAACGGCTGCGCTGCGGCTGCGCCCCCAGCCGCGACATCGGGGCCTACGACCGCTGCCTGTTCGGCTGCGCCTATTGCTACGCCACCACCAGCTTCGACCGCGCCCGGGAGCACTACGGGCGTCACGATGCTGACGCTGTGATCTTGTGA